The sequence GGCGAAAGAGTATCCTGCCGGGCATAGCGTCACGCGAGACGATAAGGAAGAACCATGCACTTTTGATAGATGAAAGAGCAAGGACGGCAAATATAGCTGATAATCCTGTGCATCTGGATATGAGCGAGGCAGCTTCTTTCGCACCTCCTGATTTCGTACTTAATATCGTTGCTGATGCCTCGGGGGATGTGGTAGCGGCATATGCAGGTGACCTGAAGGCTGTGTTTGATAGGGGTGCTGCAGTGGCAAAAGAACTCTTCTTGTATGAAACAGGTTTATTCGATGTTCTGGTAGTAAGTGCGGGTGGCTTTCCGAAGGACAGGAATCTGTATCAGGCTACGAAGGCAATTCAGAACTGCTATCAGGCGGTTGTTCCTGGCGGCAAGTTGATACTGGTTGCAGAATGCCGTGAAGGAATAGGGGATGCTTATTTCGAAGAGTGGATGAACGAATATACGAGTTATGAAGCAACAGAAGAAGCAATCAGGACGGATTTCGTGCTCGGTGGTCATAAAGCGTTCTACATACAGAAGGTGATGAAACGAATTCAGCTCTCTATTGTATCTGCGCTTGACCATGATATGCTGGTCAGATGGGGGATACAGCCATATGAGTCACTCAGTGCAGCAGTGGAGGCGGAGATAAAAGATAGTGATAAAGATAACGATAACTTTAAAATAGGTATAGTAAGAAATGGTTTAGATACTTTATTAGTGCCAAGAGAATAAGA is a genomic window of Methanophagales archaeon containing:
- the larA gene encoding nickel-dependent lactate racemase; this translates as MTKIPYGTGLIDVDIKGAELLERSTTKRDKGYKRDSKDTSEVLQSAIKNPIGTKQLGEILAAKGDNIVIVVDDHTRNAPTEMMLDALTGEIGQHKDKNVSLLVACGTHPPPSTGDLRRILGKYYKHKQFKIVIHDCDAPDLVYVGTTARGTPVRLNRAYMDADIRILTGDITLHYYAGFGGGRKSILPGIASRETIRKNHALLIDERARTANIADNPVHLDMSEAASFAPPDFVLNIVADASGDVVAAYAGDLKAVFDRGAAVAKELFLYETGLFDVLVVSAGGFPKDRNLYQATKAIQNCYQAVVPGGKLILVAECREGIGDAYFEEWMNEYTSYEATEEAIRTDFVLGGHKAFYIQKVMKRIQLSIVSALDHDMLVRWGIQPYESLSAAVEAEIKDSDKDNDNFKIGIVRNGLDTLLVPRE